In Phaeobacter piscinae, one genomic interval encodes:
- the mnmD gene encoding tRNA (5-methylaminomethyl-2-thiouridine)(34)-methyltransferase MnmD has protein sequence MADQQARLSWRDGSIPVSDQFDDPYFSIHDGLAETEHVFLGGNDLATRFARAAETGADFHIAELGFGTGLNLLAAWRAWETAQEGCAAPSVLHFTSFEAFPMAVEDMARALEAFSEVAPWAERFLAVWEGAGACDLGNLRVNVITGDARVSLLDWTGKADAWFLDGFSPAKNPELWQEDLLDEVARHTATGGSAATYTAAGFVRRGLEAAGFEVSRTPGFGRKRHMTKAQLR, from the coding sequence ATGGCAGACCAGCAGGCGCGGCTCAGCTGGCGGGATGGCAGCATTCCGGTATCCGATCAGTTCGACGACCCCTATTTCTCCATCCACGATGGGCTGGCCGAGACGGAGCATGTGTTTCTGGGAGGCAATGATCTGGCCACCCGCTTTGCCCGCGCCGCAGAGACAGGGGCCGATTTCCACATTGCTGAACTGGGCTTTGGCACCGGTCTGAACCTGCTGGCGGCCTGGCGCGCCTGGGAGACGGCGCAGGAGGGCTGCGCCGCACCATCGGTGCTGCATTTCACCAGTTTCGAGGCCTTCCCGATGGCGGTGGAGGATATGGCCCGCGCGCTGGAGGCCTTTTCAGAGGTGGCGCCCTGGGCCGAACGGTTTCTTGCGGTCTGGGAGGGCGCCGGGGCGTGCGATCTGGGCAATTTGCGCGTCAATGTCATCACCGGCGACGCCCGCGTGTCGCTGCTGGACTGGACAGGCAAGGCGGATGCCTGGTTTCTGGATGGGTTTTCACCGGCCAAGAACCCGGAGCTGTGGCAGGAGGACCTGCTGGACGAGGTCGCCCGCCACACCGCGACCGGCGGCAGCGCGGCGACCTATACGGCGGCAGGATTTGTCCGCCGCGGGTTGGAGGCCGCCGGATTTGAGGTTTCCCGCACGCCCGGTTTCGGGCGCAAGCGGCATATGACAAAGGCACAATTGCGATGA
- a CDS encoding NAD(P)/FAD-dependent oxidoreductase — protein sequence MAMADITVRGAGIFGLSIAWTCARRGASVQVIDPFGAGAGSSGGLVGALAPHVPENWNPKKQYQLESLLMANAFWAEVEATGGVSPGYGRTGRLQPIQDQRVLDLARAREGTAQTYWKGEAEWRVCPVAEMGPWVPPSATGFVIHDTLSARMHPRRACAALVAGLAVMGITVQAEAPDQGLVVHAKGYAGLLELNRMLAGPDGPAAGKIVGNGVKGQAALLRFAEGPGVPQLYADGLHIIPHADGTLAIGSTSEREFDDPSGTDAQLDEVIDRARAALPVLHGAEVIERWAGVRPRARSRAPMLGGWPDRRGHFIANGGFKIGFGMAPKVAETMADLLLDGQDDIPEGFRVEDNF from the coding sequence ATGGCAATGGCAGATATCACCGTCCGGGGCGCCGGGATCTTTGGGCTGTCCATCGCCTGGACCTGTGCGCGACGCGGCGCATCGGTGCAGGTGATTGATCCCTTTGGGGCGGGCGCCGGCTCCAGCGGCGGGCTGGTCGGCGCGCTGGCCCCGCATGTGCCGGAGAACTGGAACCCAAAGAAGCAGTACCAGTTGGAAAGCCTGCTGATGGCCAACGCGTTCTGGGCCGAGGTTGAGGCCACCGGCGGGGTCTCTCCCGGTTACGGTCGCACCGGACGGCTGCAACCGATCCAGGATCAGCGCGTGTTGGATCTGGCCCGCGCCCGCGAAGGGACTGCGCAGACCTACTGGAAGGGCGAGGCCGAATGGCGCGTTTGCCCGGTCGCTGAGATGGGGCCATGGGTGCCGCCCAGCGCCACCGGTTTTGTCATTCACGACACGCTGAGCGCCCGGATGCATCCCCGCCGCGCCTGTGCTGCGCTGGTGGCAGGGCTGGCGGTCATGGGGATCACGGTGCAGGCAGAGGCGCCCGATCAGGGGCTGGTGGTCCATGCCAAGGGCTATGCCGGATTGCTGGAGCTGAACCGGATGCTGGCAGGTCCCGACGGCCCGGCGGCAGGCAAGATAGTGGGCAATGGGGTGAAGGGTCAGGCCGCACTCCTGCGCTTTGCCGAAGGCCCGGGGGTGCCACAGCTATATGCCGATGGGCTGCACATCATTCCCCATGCGGATGGGACATTGGCAATTGGCTCCACCAGCGAGCGGGAGTTTGATGATCCCAGCGGCACCGATGCGCAGCTTGACGAGGTGATCGACCGGGCGCGGGCTGCGCTGCCGGTGCTGCACGGGGCTGAGGTGATCGAACGTTGGGCTGGGGTGCGGCCCCGTGCCCGCTCCCGCGCGCCGATGCTGGGAGGCTGGCCGGATCGGCGCGGTCATTTCATTGCCAACGGTGGTTTCAAGATCGGCTTTGGCATGGCGCCCAAGGTGGCCGAGACCATGGCCGATCTTCTGCTGGACGGGCAGGATGATATCCCCGAAGGTTTCCGGGTCGAAGATAACTTCTGA
- a CDS encoding VOC family protein translates to MIAYITIGTNDMTRARAFYTAFLPALGYDFSEGSDGLSFALPVAEGEVPTAPDVYVKHPFDGAPAAAGNGVMVAFQADTHAQVRALHAAAVAAGGTDEGAPGFRAAYSAGFYVGYLRDPQGNKIALFSSNPDEPSRDG, encoded by the coding sequence ATGATCGCCTATATCACCATCGGCACCAATGACATGACCCGCGCCCGGGCGTTCTACACCGCGTTCCTGCCGGCACTTGGCTATGATTTCAGCGAAGGGTCCGACGGTCTCAGCTTTGCCCTGCCGGTGGCGGAGGGAGAGGTTCCGACCGCGCCGGATGTCTATGTCAAACATCCGTTTGACGGCGCGCCCGCTGCGGCGGGCAATGGGGTAATGGTGGCCTTTCAGGCCGACACTCATGCGCAGGTGCGCGCCCTGCATGCCGCCGCAGTGGCGGCAGGGGGAACGGATGAGGGCGCACCGGGGTTTCGTGCGGCTTATAGTGCGGGGTTCTACGTGGGTTATCTGCGTGACCCGCAGGGCAATAAGATTGCACTTTTCTCCAGTAACCCGGATGAGCCGAGCCGCGACGGCTAG
- a CDS encoding NADPH-dependent FMN reductase, producing the protein MSDPKILTISGSLRAGATNRKLLAEAVRLFGPAEVSEADLNLPLYDGDDEQANGIPAAVQTLADQIGAADAVIISTPEYNGAPSGVLKNALDWVSRTSNKPWQNKPVAIMSAAAGRAGGEKSQMLLRTFLVPFQPRVLTAPQVHLAASYSEFDEGGRLLSDLYTETLEALMTALRAEIAR; encoded by the coding sequence ATGTCCGACCCTAAAATTCTCACCATCTCCGGCTCGCTGCGCGCTGGGGCCACCAATCGCAAACTGCTTGCCGAAGCGGTGCGTCTGTTTGGGCCCGCCGAGGTGAGCGAGGCCGATCTCAACCTGCCACTGTATGACGGCGATGACGAACAGGCGAATGGCATTCCCGCTGCGGTTCAAACACTTGCCGATCAGATCGGGGCGGCGGATGCGGTGATTATCTCCACCCCGGAATACAATGGCGCGCCGTCAGGTGTGTTGAAAAACGCTCTCGATTGGGTCAGCCGCACCAGCAATAAACCTTGGCAAAACAAACCCGTCGCCATCATGTCCGCCGCTGCGGGTCGCGCCGGCGGCGAGAAATCCCAGATGCTGCTGCGCACATTCTTGGTGCCCTTCCAGCCCCGTGTCCTGACCGCGCCGCAGGTGCATCTGGCGGCCTCTTATTCTGAGTTCGACGAAGGCGGCCGACTGCTGAGTGATCTCTACACTGAAACGCTTGAGGCACTGATGACTGCGCTGCGGGCCGAAATCGCGCGCTAA
- a CDS encoding OmpA family protein, with the protein MMQMKLTTAAIVAAGLGLTACTDPATIGTPGSKTQNGALIGGLIGAGVGAATNDSDRGLGAVTGALVGAAAGSVIGNQLDAQERELRQSISNDGISIVNTGDRLIVSLPNDLTFATDSAAISPAVRSDLNKVASSLVRYPNSQVQVIGHTDSDGDAGYNQGLSERRANAVADQIQAGGVPYNRVQIIGRGESQPVASNLTAEGKARNRRVEIVVIPQGA; encoded by the coding sequence ATGATGCAGATGAAACTTACCACCGCCGCCATTGTGGCCGCTGGCCTTGGCCTGACCGCCTGTACCGATCCCGCAACCATCGGAACCCCTGGCAGCAAAACCCAGAACGGCGCGTTGATTGGCGGCCTGATCGGGGCGGGCGTTGGCGCAGCGACCAATGATTCCGACCGGGGGCTGGGCGCCGTCACCGGTGCGCTGGTCGGGGCTGCGGCCGGCAGCGTGATTGGCAACCAGCTGGACGCACAGGAACGGGAGCTGCGCCAGTCGATCTCCAACGACGGTATTTCCATCGTCAACACTGGCGACCGCCTGATCGTGTCGCTGCCCAATGATTTGACCTTCGCCACCGACAGCGCGGCGATTTCGCCTGCGGTGCGCTCCGACCTAAACAAGGTGGCCAGTAGCCTGGTGCGCTACCCCAACAGCCAGGTGCAGGTGATCGGTCACACCGACAGTGATGGCGACGCGGGCTACAACCAAGGCCTGTCCGAGCGCCGCGCCAATGCGGTCGCCGATCAGATCCAGGCCGGCGGTGTGCCCTACAACCGCGTGCAGATCATTGGCCGCGGTGAGAGCCAGCCGGTGGCCTCCAACCTCACTGCCGAGGGCAAGGCCCGCAACCGCCGCGTCGAAATCGTGGTGATCCCACAGGGCGCCTGA
- a CDS encoding helix-turn-helix transcriptional regulator — MERTGRLFEVIQILRAASAPIRAEDLAEKLEVSKRTVYRDIAALQGMRTPIEGEAGIGYMLRKGYDLPPLNFDDEELEALYVGLSMLIRTGDGALQEAAIRVCRKVMECRSPGDRLQVAPWGGAPPDDPELGCVSKGLLRQAVRESRKLRLTYLGPDSGETQRILRPLALIYNVETTLLAAWCELRGGFRHFRTDRMLCADLLEDSFVGEADLLRKLWMEQEGGVSGDEDQVPSI; from the coding sequence ATGGAACGCACCGGTCGCCTGTTCGAAGTCATCCAGATCCTGCGCGCCGCCAGCGCCCCGATCCGGGCGGAGGATCTGGCGGAGAAGCTTGAGGTCTCCAAGCGGACCGTCTACCGCGATATCGCCGCACTTCAAGGCATGCGCACCCCGATCGAGGGGGAGGCAGGCATCGGATATATGCTGCGCAAAGGCTATGACCTGCCGCCGCTCAACTTTGACGATGAAGAGCTGGAGGCGCTTTATGTGGGGCTGTCGATGCTGATCCGCACCGGGGATGGCGCCCTGCAGGAGGCCGCCATAAGGGTCTGCCGCAAAGTGATGGAATGCCGCTCACCGGGGGATCGGCTGCAAGTGGCCCCCTGGGGGGGCGCCCCGCCAGATGATCCCGAACTTGGCTGCGTCTCCAAGGGGCTGCTGCGTCAGGCCGTCCGCGAAAGCCGCAAACTGCGGCTCACCTATCTTGGTCCGGACAGTGGTGAGACCCAGCGGATCCTGCGCCCGCTGGCGCTGATCTACAATGTCGAAACCACTTTATTGGCCGCCTGGTGCGAGTTGCGGGGCGGCTTTCGTCACTTTCGCACCGACCGGATGCTCTGCGCCGATCTGCTGGAGGACAGCTTCGTCGGCGAGGCAGATCTGCTGCGCAAACTCTGGATGGAACAGGAGGGCGGTGTCAGCGGCGACGAGGACCAGGTCCCTTCAATCTAA
- a CDS encoding methylated-DNA--[protein]-cysteine S-methyltransferase — MNMQAREQSYHYGVMRRAIELIDEGGEALTLAELAAAMDMSPAHFQRLFSAWVGVSPKRYQQYLRLGHAKTLLQEHFTTLEAAHAVGLSGSGRLHDLFLRWEAMSPGEYARKGAGLRILWGWFDSPFGLVLVMGTEKGICGMGFAAETGAEPTMADMRSRWPDADFVEDPMALRAMVEAIFDQRGEAALHMIGAPLQIKVWEALLRIPSGQVTTYSEIAHAIGAPRAVRAVGTAVGRNPVSWLIPCHRALRKSGALGGYHWGLPVKRAMLAYEAARDEGQQDGAA, encoded by the coding sequence ATGAACATGCAGGCACGCGAACAGAGCTATCACTACGGTGTCATGCGCCGCGCGATTGAGCTGATTGACGAGGGCGGCGAGGCTTTGACCCTGGCCGAACTGGCCGCCGCCATGGATATGAGCCCGGCGCATTTTCAACGCCTGTTCTCGGCCTGGGTCGGCGTCTCCCCCAAGCGCTACCAGCAGTATCTGCGCCTTGGCCATGCCAAGACCCTGTTGCAGGAGCATTTCACCACGCTGGAGGCGGCCCATGCGGTTGGTCTTTCCGGCAGTGGCCGTCTGCATGATCTGTTCCTGCGCTGGGAGGCGATGAGCCCCGGTGAATACGCCCGCAAGGGGGCCGGTCTGCGCATCCTCTGGGGCTGGTTTGACAGCCCGTTCGGACTGGTCCTGGTGATGGGCACGGAGAAGGGGATCTGTGGTATGGGCTTTGCCGCAGAAACCGGGGCGGAGCCGACCATGGCCGATATGCGCAGCCGCTGGCCCGATGCCGATTTTGTCGAGGATCCGATGGCCCTGCGCGCGATGGTGGAGGCGATCTTTGATCAGCGGGGCGAGGCCGCGCTGCATATGATTGGCGCGCCCTTGCAGATCAAGGTCTGGGAGGCGCTGTTGCGCATCCCCTCGGGGCAGGTCACCACCTATTCCGAGATTGCCCACGCCATCGGCGCGCCCCGTGCGGTGCGCGCCGTCGGCACGGCGGTGGGGCGCAACCCGGTCAGCTGGCTGATTCCCTGCCACCGTGCGCTGCGCAAATCCGGCGCCCTTGGTGGCTATCACTGGGGTCTGCCGGTCAAACGCGCGATGCTGGCCTATGAGGCGGCGCGCGATGAGGGGCAGCAGGACGGCGCGGCCTGA
- the nth gene encoding endonuclease III: MAKQLDYHTLREIFTRFQAADPEPKGELEHVNVYTLVVAVALSAQATDAGVNKATRALFQIADTPQKMLDLGEEGLTEHIKTIGLYRQKAKNVIKMSRILVEDYGGVVPNSRAALQSLPGVGRKTANVVLNMWWRQPAQAVDTHIFRVGNRAGIAPGKDVDAVERAIEDNIPADFQLHAHHWLILHGRYHCKARKPMCPTCIIRDLCQFEDKTL; this comes from the coding sequence ATGGCAAAGCAACTCGATTATCACACCCTGCGTGAGATCTTCACGCGGTTTCAGGCAGCGGATCCAGAACCCAAAGGGGAGCTGGAGCATGTCAACGTCTACACATTGGTGGTGGCGGTGGCACTGTCGGCACAGGCTACGGATGCCGGCGTCAACAAGGCAACCCGCGCGCTGTTTCAGATCGCAGATACCCCGCAGAAAATGCTGGATCTGGGTGAAGAGGGGCTGACCGAACACATCAAAACCATTGGCCTATACCGTCAGAAGGCCAAGAACGTGATCAAGATGTCGCGCATTCTGGTCGAGGATTACGGCGGCGTGGTGCCCAATTCCCGCGCTGCCTTGCAATCGCTGCCCGGCGTCGGGCGCAAGACGGCAAATGTGGTTCTGAACATGTGGTGGCGCCAGCCCGCACAGGCGGTGGACACCCATATCTTTCGCGTTGGCAACCGCGCCGGCATTGCACCCGGCAAGGATGTCGATGCGGTCGAACGCGCCATCGAAGACAATATTCCGGCAGATTTTCAGCTCCATGCCCATCATTGGCTGATCCTGCACGGACGCTACCATTGCAAAGCTCGCAAACCGATGTGCCCCACCTGCATCATCCGCGATCTCTGCCAGTTTGAGGACAAAACTCTATGA
- a CDS encoding adenosine kinase, translated as MKTYQLVGIGNAVVDVISQCDDSFLEHMGIEKGIMQLIERDRGEVLYAAMQERVQTPGGSVANTIAGAGALGLEAAFIGRVHDDALGRFYAQAMADDGVDFVNPPVEGGELPTSRSMIFVSSDGERSMNTYLGISSELSSSDVPDVVSGKAQLMFLEGYLFDKDKGKTAFMEAARDCREGGGKCGIAISDPFCVERHRADFLSLIENDLDFVIGNEAEIKSLFETDDLEEALAKTAAICPLVVCTRSGDGVTVVEGDTRVSVPVERVVPVDATGAGDQFAAGFLFGMAKGLDIETCAKIGNVCAAEVISHIGPRPKAVMSQVLRREGLI; from the coding sequence ATGAAAACCTACCAGCTCGTCGGGATCGGCAATGCCGTTGTGGACGTGATCAGCCAATGCGACGACAGCTTTCTGGAGCATATGGGCATTGAAAAGGGCATCATGCAGCTGATCGAACGCGATCGCGGCGAGGTGCTTTATGCAGCGATGCAGGAACGGGTACAGACGCCTGGCGGTTCGGTTGCGAACACCATTGCAGGGGCTGGTGCCCTCGGGCTTGAGGCGGCGTTTATCGGCCGGGTTCATGATGACGCGCTGGGGCGGTTTTACGCGCAGGCGATGGCCGACGATGGCGTCGATTTTGTGAACCCGCCGGTTGAGGGCGGTGAGCTGCCCACCTCGCGCTCAATGATCTTTGTCTCCAGCGATGGTGAGCGATCGATGAACACCTATCTGGGCATCTCCTCCGAGTTGTCGTCGTCGGATGTGCCCGACGTGGTGTCAGGCAAGGCCCAGCTGATGTTCCTTGAGGGCTATCTGTTCGACAAGGACAAGGGCAAGACCGCCTTCATGGAGGCGGCGCGGGACTGCCGCGAGGGTGGCGGCAAATGCGGCATCGCGATTTCCGATCCTTTCTGTGTGGAACGCCACCGCGCCGATTTCCTGTCACTGATCGAAAACGATTTGGATTTCGTGATCGGCAATGAGGCCGAGATCAAATCCCTGTTTGAAACCGACGATCTGGAAGAGGCGCTGGCCAAGACCGCTGCCATCTGCCCGCTGGTGGTCTGCACCCGCTCCGGAGATGGGGTCACCGTGGTTGAGGGCGACACGCGCGTCTCAGTCCCGGTCGAACGGGTGGTGCCGGTGGATGCCACGGGGGCTGGCGATCAGTTTGCAGCCGGGTTCCTGTTTGGCATGGCCAAGGGGCTGGATATCGAGACCTGCGCCAAGATCGGCAATGTCTGCGCGGCTGAGGTGATCAGCCATATCGGCCCCCGCCCCAAAGCGGTGATGAGCCAGGTGCTGCGCCGCGAAGGGCTGATCTGA
- a CDS encoding MarR family winged helix-turn-helix transcriptional regulator — translation MDHVDFVTQQWERERPDLDVSAMAVIGRVGRLAQAYQKEMQKTWARYDLNGAKFDVLATLRRAGTPYRLSPGDLLQATMVASGTMTNRIDRLVDAGLVARSVNPEDSRGFLIELTPEGLRLINEVVEAHVATQARLLDGLGAEEQKVLTELLSKALTSADNA, via the coding sequence ATGGACCATGTAGATTTTGTGACCCAGCAATGGGAGCGGGAACGTCCCGACCTTGATGTATCGGCGATGGCCGTGATCGGGCGGGTTGGACGATTGGCGCAGGCCTATCAAAAGGAAATGCAGAAAACCTGGGCGCGTTATGATCTGAACGGCGCCAAATTCGATGTGTTGGCAACCCTGCGTCGCGCCGGGACACCGTATCGCCTGTCGCCGGGGGATCTGTTGCAGGCCACAATGGTGGCCTCGGGCACCATGACCAACCGCATTGACCGGCTGGTGGATGCCGGGCTGGTCGCGCGCAGCGTCAACCCCGAGGACAGTCGCGGTTTTCTGATTGAGCTGACCCCGGAGGGGCTGCGCCTGATCAATGAGGTGGTAGAGGCGCATGTCGCCACACAGGCGCGCCTGCTTGATGGTCTTGGTGCGGAAGAGCAGAAGGTTTTGACCGAGCTGCTGTCAAAGGCGCTGACCTCCGCCGACAACGCCTGA
- a CDS encoding EamA family transporter, with product MQSRDLILTALAPVIWGSSYIVTTSLLPGQSPLLVALLRALPAGLLLMLMVRQLPPLNWVPRLLVLGALNFSIFWSLLFVAAYRLPGGVAATLGAVQPLVVVFLSALMLKTPVRMAAVLAAGLSILGVALLVLTPSAELDGIGVFAGLAGAIAMAAGVVLSRKWQPPVSLLTFTAWQLTAGGLLLIPVTLWSLPAVPQLSGENLLGLAYMSLIGGAATYVLWFRGIARLEPSVVSLLGVLSPLSAVILGWVFLGEVLTAKQAIGAGLALFSLWLGQSGLRWRRRRVAGA from the coding sequence ATGCAGAGCCGCGATCTGATCCTTACTGCGCTGGCGCCCGTGATCTGGGGCAGCAGCTATATTGTCACCACCAGCCTGCTGCCGGGCCAGTCGCCGCTGCTGGTCGCCCTGTTGCGGGCCCTGCCTGCGGGGCTTTTGCTGATGCTGATGGTGCGGCAATTGCCGCCACTGAACTGGGTGCCACGGCTCTTGGTGCTGGGGGCGCTGAACTTCTCGATCTTCTGGAGCCTGCTGTTTGTCGCCGCCTACCGACTGCCCGGCGGGGTGGCCGCGACGCTGGGCGCTGTGCAGCCGCTGGTGGTGGTGTTTCTGTCGGCTTTGATGCTGAAGACACCGGTGCGGATGGCGGCGGTTCTGGCGGCGGGCCTGAGCATCCTTGGCGTGGCGCTGCTGGTTCTGACGCCGAGTGCAGAGCTGGACGGGATCGGTGTTTTTGCGGGGCTCGCCGGGGCCATTGCGATGGCGGCTGGCGTGGTGCTGAGCCGCAAGTGGCAGCCGCCTGTGTCGCTGCTGACCTTCACCGCGTGGCAGTTGACGGCGGGCGGGCTGTTGCTGATCCCGGTCACCCTGTGGTCCCTGCCCGCCGTGCCGCAGCTGAGCGGCGAGAACTTGCTTGGGCTGGCCTATATGAGCCTGATTGGCGGCGCTGCGACCTATGTCCTGTGGTTTCGTGGCATTGCCCGGCTGGAACCATCGGTGGTGTCGCTTCTGGGGGTGCTCAGCCCGCTGTCTGCGGTGATCCTGGGCTGGGTGTTCCTTGGCGAGGTGCTGACGGCAAAACAGGCCATTGGCGCGGGCCTTGCGCTGTTCAGCCTGTGGCTGGGGCAAAGCGGTTTGCGCTGGCGCAGACGGCGGGTGGCCGGCGCCTAG
- a CDS encoding RNA pyrophosphohydrolase, with product MTPEEIAALPYRPNVGVMLLNAAGEVWVGQRMDRHKDAWQMPQGGIDAGEDPRRAALRELEEETGVTPDLIEIIAESDGWLPYDLPVDVVPQFWGGKYRGQEQKWYLMRFLGRDDQVNIATDHPEFSAWCWQPVDQLVSKIVPFKREVYERVIQEFQDHL from the coding sequence ATGACGCCCGAAGAAATCGCCGCCTTGCCCTATCGGCCCAATGTGGGTGTGATGCTGCTGAATGCAGCGGGGGAGGTTTGGGTCGGGCAGCGCATGGACCGTCACAAGGACGCCTGGCAGATGCCACAGGGCGGCATTGACGCAGGCGAAGATCCCCGGCGCGCTGCCCTGCGTGAGCTGGAGGAAGAGACCGGCGTCACGCCTGATCTGATCGAGATTATCGCCGAAAGCGACGGCTGGCTGCCCTATGATTTGCCCGTCGATGTGGTACCGCAGTTCTGGGGCGGGAAATATCGTGGCCAGGAGCAAAAATGGTATCTGATGCGCTTTCTCGGGCGCGATGATCAGGTCAATATCGCCACTGATCACCCGGAATTCTCCGCCTGGTGCTGGCAACCGGTGGATCAGCTGGTGAGCAAGATCGTGCCATTCAAACGCGAGGTCTACGAACGGGTTATTCAGGAGTTTCAGGACCATCTATGA
- a CDS encoding NADPH-dependent 2,4-dienoyl-CoA reductase — translation MTAYPKMLAPLDLGFTTLKNRVLMGSMHTGLEETKDWNRVAEFYADRARGGVALMVTGGIGPNLEGSVLPGAAMMTSDQDVENHSIVTNRVHEAGGKIAMQILHAGRYSYGPKCVAPSPVKSPISPFPPNELDEDGIEKQIADIVNAAVLAQQAGYDGVEIMGSEGYFLNQFLVTHTNKREDRWGGSYENRMRLPIEVVRRTREAVGTNFIIIYRLSMIDLVPNGSTYDEVVQLAQEVEKAGATILNTGIGWHEARIPTIATSVPRAAFAWVTKKLMGKVGIPVITSNRINTPAVAEQVLTDGCADMVSMARPMLADADFVAKAAEGKADQIAPCIACNQACLDHTFGGKLTSCLVNPRACHETELVLTPAATTKTVAIVGAGPAGLSTALAAAERGHKVTLFDRASEIGGQLNMAKQVPGKEEFWGLVDWYRTMLADSDVTLELNREVSASDLKGFDEVVIATGVVPRDPQIPGQDRDNVVDYIDVLRHKAEVGKRVAVIGAGGIGFDVSEFLLHAGDSATENLPLWMKEWGVADPAEHRAGLSPEGPQPEAPAREVTLLQRKAERHGKRLGKTTGWIHRATLKMKDVNFVGGVNYERIDDDGLHVSFGEARENPTVIAADTVVLCSGQLSERSLADTLEAQGTACHVIGGADLAAELDAKRAINQGTRLAASL, via the coding sequence ATGACTGCGTACCCGAAAATGTTGGCGCCGCTGGATCTCGGCTTTACCACGTTGAAAAACCGCGTGCTGATGGGATCCATGCACACCGGGCTTGAGGAAACCAAGGATTGGAACCGGGTGGCGGAGTTCTATGCGGACCGGGCGCGCGGTGGCGTGGCGCTGATGGTGACAGGAGGCATTGGTCCCAACCTCGAAGGCTCGGTTCTGCCCGGGGCGGCGATGATGACCAGCGATCAGGATGTGGAAAACCACAGCATCGTCACCAATCGCGTGCATGAGGCCGGCGGCAAGATCGCCATGCAGATCCTGCATGCGGGGCGCTATTCCTACGGACCAAAATGTGTCGCGCCCAGCCCGGTGAAATCACCGATCTCGCCTTTCCCGCCCAATGAGCTGGACGAAGACGGCATCGAGAAGCAGATCGCAGATATCGTCAACGCCGCCGTACTGGCGCAGCAGGCGGGTTATGATGGCGTTGAGATCATGGGCAGCGAGGGGTATTTCCTCAACCAGTTCCTGGTCACCCATACGAATAAGCGCGAGGACCGCTGGGGTGGCTCCTATGAGAACCGGATGCGCCTGCCGATTGAGGTGGTGCGCCGCACCCGCGAGGCGGTGGGAACGAATTTCATCATCATCTACCGCCTGTCAATGATTGATCTGGTGCCCAATGGCTCCACCTACGATGAGGTGGTTCAGCTGGCGCAAGAGGTCGAGAAAGCCGGGGCGACCATCCTCAACACCGGGATCGGCTGGCATGAGGCACGGATCCCGACAATTGCCACCTCGGTTCCCCGTGCGGCCTTTGCCTGGGTCACGAAGAAGCTGATGGGCAAGGTCGGCATTCCGGTGATTACCTCAAACCGGATCAACACGCCGGCGGTCGCCGAGCAGGTGCTGACCGACGGCTGCGCTGATATGGTGTCGATGGCGCGACCGATGCTGGCGGATGCGGATTTTGTGGCCAAGGCCGCCGAGGGCAAAGCCGATCAAATCGCGCCGTGTATTGCCTGTAATCAGGCCTGTCTGGACCACACATTTGGCGGCAAGCTGACCTCCTGCCTTGTGAACCCGCGCGCCTGTCACGAGACCGAGCTGGTGCTGACGCCTGCTGCAACGACCAAGACTGTTGCCATTGTCGGCGCGGGTCCGGCGGGGCTGTCGACGGCGCTGGCCGCGGCGGAGCGCGGCCACAAGGTGACGCTGTTTGACCGCGCAAGCGAGATTGGCGGTCAGTTGAATATGGCCAAACAAGTGCCGGGCAAGGAAGAGTTCTGGGGCTTGGTCGATTGGTACCGCACCATGCTGGCCGACAGCGACGTCACGCTGGAACTGAACCGCGAGGTGTCTGCGAGCGATCTCAAGGGGTTTGACGAGGTGGTGATTGCCACCGGCGTCGTGCCGCGTGATCCGCAGATTCCCGGTCAGGATCGTGACAATGTGGTCGATTACATCGACGTGCTGCGCCACAAGGCCGAGGTCGGCAAGCGAGTTGCAGTGATCGGCGCCGGTGGCATCGGCTTTGACGTGTCGGAATTCCTGCTGCACGCAGGCGACAGCGCAACCGAGAACCTGCCATTGTGGATGAAGGAATGGGGTGTTGCCGACCCCGCCGAGCACCGTGCCGGTCTGTCTCCCGAAGGCCCGCAGCCCGAAGCGCCCGCGCGCGAGGTGACTTTGTTGCAGCGCAAGGCGGAGCGTCACGGCAAACGGCTGGGCAAGACCACCGGCTGGATCCACCGCGCAACGCTGAAGATGAAGGACGTGAATTTCGTCGGCGGCGTGAACTATGAACGGATTGATGATGACGGGCTGCATGTCAGCTTTGGCGAGGCGCGCGAAAACCCGACCGTGATTGCGGCGGACACCGTGGTGCTGTGCTCGGGCCAGCTGTCGGAACGCTCCCTTGCCGACACGCTGGAGGCACAGGGCACCGCCTGCCATGTGATCGGCGGGGCAGATCTGGCCGCCGAGCTCGATGCCAAACGCGCCATCAATCAGGGCACACGGCTGGCCGCCAGCCTCTGA